One Gossypium arboreum isolate Shixiya-1 chromosome 13, ASM2569848v2, whole genome shotgun sequence genomic window, AGAGCCAAAGAAAAGGAAACAATGCACGACAGCTGTCAAGCTTCTAGAAGAGTGCGGCCATCAGATGACCCACAGGAAAATTCTAGCCATTGAATTAGTGGGGTGGGCAAATTAATGGCTTATAGAACCAAGGCCGAGTGGAGGAGCATCACTCTAAATACTACCAGTTACCAAAGTGAGAAACACTAGTCTGCAAATACAATTAAGATAAttgatataatttaatttaaattaaagcaTTGAGTAAATAGATTTCCGGACATTTAGAATTAATTAGGAAAAAAGTAAGAACAAACAGCAAACACAACCTTAACTAAATTCTGGCATCAACTAATTAACAGAATACGAAGAAACAAAAGAATGGGTACACGTATACATTCATATACGTACCATTGAGTGTACATATCGAGGACGACGGTTTTATCCCCCGCGGCGTTAACGATGGGCCAGAAGGTGTCCTTTGTAACCTCCGTCACCTGCCCTACAGTTGCTCCCGCTGTCTCCAGGCTCGACCTCACCTTTCCGACAACGCCTTTCCTTCTATTGTTCTTAGCGCTCGAAATAGAGTTAACGGTCTTTAACGATGACGATTCTAACGCGACGAAGGAATTCGAAGTGGAAGGAACTCTATGGGAGGAAGCGATCGGGTGTGCCGCTGTGCATGACAGTGACGGCGAAGAACGAAGTGTTGACGGAGGATAGACGGAGGATTGGAGGAGCGacatttttgagaaaataaaatttaGGGGAAAAAAGAACGAAAAATAATGAAATCAATTAGTTGGACTTGCTGTGGGAAAACAAGAGAGTGACTAAATTTTATTATAGAAAAATTGGGAGATGGTTTCC contains:
- the LOC108461264 gene encoding thioredoxin F-type, chloroplastic-like, producing the protein MSLLQSSVYPPSTLRSSPSLSCTAAHPIASSHRVPSTSNSFVALESSSLKTVNSISSAKNNRRKGVVGKVRSSLETAGATVGQVTEVTKDTFWPIVNAAGDKTVVLDMYTQWCGPCKVIAPKFQELSEKYLDVVFLKLDCNQENKPLAKELGIRVVPTFKILKHNKIVKEVTGAKYDDLVAAIDTVRAT